One Vibrio campbellii CAIM 519 = NBRC 15631 = ATCC 25920 genomic window carries:
- a CDS encoding phosphate-starvation-inducible protein PsiE: MPSHLPKSFSRPFLKVFHLLEAVLLVAITLATVWAMVEEFVHIYVQKRVALDDILLMFIYLEVLAMVGQFVMNGKIPVRFPIYIAMMAIARYITLGMKELDSVMIVWLSSAAFILAAATLVIRVGHHYWPYIDNQTAEKDE; this comes from the coding sequence ATGCCGTCGCATTTACCTAAATCATTCAGTCGTCCCTTTCTGAAAGTCTTTCATCTGCTCGAAGCTGTGCTTTTGGTCGCCATTACACTGGCAACTGTGTGGGCGATGGTGGAAGAGTTTGTCCACATTTACGTCCAGAAGCGTGTTGCACTCGATGACATCCTATTAATGTTCATCTATTTGGAAGTGCTGGCCATGGTCGGGCAGTTTGTGATGAACGGTAAAATACCGGTTCGATTCCCGATCTACATTGCCATGATGGCGATTGCTCGTTATATCACTTTAGGTATGAAAGAGCTCGATTCAGTAATGATCGTGTGGTTATCTTCAGCGGCATTTATTCTGGCGGCTGCAACCTTGGTTATTCGAGTTGGTCACCATTATTGGCCGTATATCGATAATCAAACCGCCGAAAAAGACGAATGA
- a CDS encoding DNA cytosine methyltransferase: MSCQPDSAQKATYIDLFSGCGGLSLGLGNAGWHGLFAVEKDPMAFSTFKHNLIDGKHAHFDWPNWLPEEATTIQNLLEKYPEQLTALKGKVDLIAGGPPCQGFSLAGRRNAKDPRNKLSDEYIKMVEIVSPKYLLLENVRGFNASFKALEGKKAKKPHSMIVKAKLEKLGYKVFTDFLCSADFGVPQKRTRFIMIGVKDDLVDKNFENPFEVISHSRRDFLNRKKLPLRPVKVSDAIGDLLVQTNGLVHHSGNDKSGFKKVDYKLPSKPSRYLRVIRKGSGKSKPNSLRLARHKLSTIEKFTKIQEICKPGVSLNDQMRLEIGTKKQAITVLNADEPSKTLTTLPDDLLHYSEPRILTVREMARIQSFPDSFDILGKYTTGGERRTQECPRYTQVGNAVPPLLGEVLGVYLKRLNDEQ; this comes from the coding sequence ATGTCATGTCAGCCAGACTCAGCACAAAAAGCAACATATATTGACCTTTTCTCTGGATGCGGAGGGCTTTCGTTAGGCCTCGGCAATGCAGGCTGGCATGGTCTTTTTGCGGTAGAAAAAGATCCTATGGCGTTTTCTACCTTTAAACACAACCTTATAGATGGAAAACATGCGCACTTTGATTGGCCTAATTGGTTACCTGAAGAGGCGACGACTATTCAAAACCTTTTAGAGAAGTATCCTGAACAACTAACCGCTTTAAAAGGAAAGGTTGATTTGATTGCAGGAGGACCACCGTGTCAAGGCTTCTCCCTTGCTGGACGCCGGAATGCCAAAGACCCGCGTAACAAGCTCTCCGATGAGTACATCAAGATGGTAGAGATTGTTTCACCTAAGTATTTGCTACTTGAAAATGTTAGAGGCTTCAATGCTTCTTTCAAAGCTCTTGAGGGTAAAAAAGCAAAGAAACCACATTCCATGATAGTTAAAGCCAAGCTTGAAAAACTTGGATATAAGGTGTTCACCGACTTTCTGTGTAGTGCTGACTTTGGAGTACCTCAAAAGCGAACCCGTTTTATCATGATTGGCGTCAAGGATGACCTGGTAGATAAGAACTTCGAGAATCCTTTTGAAGTCATATCTCATAGTCGACGAGACTTTTTAAATAGGAAGAAGTTACCATTGAGACCAGTGAAAGTGAGTGATGCGATTGGAGACTTGTTGGTGCAGACCAATGGTCTTGTTCACCACTCTGGAAACGATAAAAGTGGTTTCAAGAAAGTTGATTATAAGTTGCCGTCTAAACCTTCAAGATATCTCCGAGTAATTAGAAAAGGCTCCGGTAAGTCAAAACCGAATAGCCTGCGCTTAGCCAGACACAAGCTTAGCACAATTGAGAAGTTTACTAAGATACAAGAAATTTGTAAGCCAGGTGTCAGTTTGAATGATCAAATGCGCTTGGAAATTGGAACCAAGAAACAAGCAATAACAGTCTTAAATGCTGATGAGCCTTCTAAGACTCTTACAACACTACCAGATGATTTACTTCACTATAGCGAGCCGCGAATTCTAACTGTGAGGGAAATGGCTCGTATTCAATCATTCCCAGATAGCTTTGACATATTAGGCAAATATACGACTGGTGGTGAGAGAAGAACTCAGGAGTGTCCACGATACACTCAAGTTGGGAACGCTGTGCCTCCATTGCTTGGAGAAGTGCTGGGCGTGTATTTGAAAAGGTTGAATGATGAACAGTAA